The Burkholderiales bacterium genome includes a window with the following:
- a CDS encoding efflux transporter outer membrane subunit: MRRRLALAACALVAACTVGPDYRKPEVDSPARFQYQPDEVADTANTAWWRQFGDPVLDALIDEALANNRNVKVATANVEQAAAVFTQARSSLFPQVGYGVDAGRARQSESGLRPEVAAALRNPASAYQAALSVSWEIDLWGRIRRESEAARANLLATAEARRGVVLSLVAGVATNYLQLRGLDGQLEVAKKTLGVYAESVKLFQLQFKYGQVSQMTVAQAQSQYETAAAQIPQIETQIAQTEDALAILVGRNPGPIARGKAIDQLASPAVPAGLPSSLLERRPDLAQSEQQLVAANAQIGAAKALYFPRITLTGALGFASPELSDLFKGPSRIWSYAGQLAGPIFTFGAVSGQVAQAEAAQRAALESYRLAIQNAFGDVDNALIANAKGREQVAAQQRLVAALSDYTRLARLQYNGGYAPYSTVLQAEQALFPAELNLVAFRTAQLNTSVSLYKAMGGGWVDLAAERARWGEDPPAVGNPAPPQPWF, encoded by the coding sequence GTGCGACGACGCCTCGCCCTCGCCGCCTGCGCGCTCGTCGCCGCGTGCACCGTCGGCCCGGACTACCGCAAGCCGGAGGTGGACTCGCCCGCGCGGTTCCAATACCAGCCCGACGAGGTCGCCGACACCGCGAACACCGCGTGGTGGCGGCAGTTCGGCGACCCGGTGCTCGATGCGCTGATCGACGAGGCGCTCGCGAACAACCGCAACGTGAAGGTGGCCACGGCGAACGTCGAGCAGGCGGCGGCGGTCTTCACGCAGGCGCGCTCGTCGCTGTTCCCGCAGGTCGGCTACGGCGTCGACGCCGGGCGCGCGCGCCAGAGCGAGTCCGGCCTGCGCCCGGAGGTGGCCGCCGCGCTCCGCAACCCGGCATCCGCCTACCAGGCCGCGCTGTCGGTGAGCTGGGAAATCGATCTCTGGGGGCGCATCCGGCGCGAGAGCGAGGCGGCGCGCGCGAACCTGCTCGCCACGGCCGAGGCGCGGCGCGGCGTCGTGCTCTCGCTCGTCGCCGGCGTCGCGACCAACTACCTGCAACTGCGCGGGCTCGACGGCCAGCTCGAGGTCGCGAAGAAGACGCTCGGCGTCTACGCGGAGTCGGTCAAGCTTTTCCAACTGCAGTTCAAGTACGGTCAGGTCTCGCAGATGACGGTGGCGCAGGCGCAGTCGCAGTACGAGACCGCGGCCGCGCAGATCCCGCAGATCGAGACGCAGATCGCGCAGACCGAGGACGCGCTCGCGATCCTCGTCGGCCGCAATCCCGGCCCGATCGCGCGCGGCAAGGCCATCGACCAGCTCGCGTCCCCCGCGGTTCCCGCGGGGCTCCCCTCATCGCTCCTCGAGCGCCGGCCCGACCTCGCGCAATCCGAGCAGCAGCTCGTCGCGGCCAACGCCCAGATCGGCGCGGCGAAGGCGCTCTACTTTCCGCGCATCACGCTGACCGGCGCGCTCGGTTTCGCGAGCCCTGAACTCTCCGATCTGTTCAAGGGACCGTCGCGCATCTGGAGCTACGCGGGGCAGCTCGCGGGTCCGATCTTCACCTTCGGCGCCGTGAGCGGCCAGGTCGCGCAGGCCGAGGCCGCGCAGCGCGCGGCGCTCGAGAGCTACCGGCTCGCGATCCAGAACGCGTTCGGCGACGTCGACAACGCGCTCATCGCGAACGCGAAGGGCCGCGAGCAGGTCGCCGCGCAGCAGCGACTCGTCGCCGCGCTGTCCGACTACACGCGCCTCGCGCGGCTCCAGTACAACGGCGGCTACGCGCCCTACTCGACCGTGCTCCAGGCGGAGCAGGCGCTGTTCCCGGCCGAACTCAACCTCGTCGCGTTCCGCACCGCGCAGCTCAACACGTCGGTCAGCCTCTACAAGGCGATGGGCGGCGGCTGGGTCGATCTCGCCGCGGAGCGCGCGCGCTGGGGCGAGGATCCGCCGGCGGTCGGGAACCCGGCGCCGCCGCAGCCCTGGTTCTGA